The following DNA comes from Chloroflexota bacterium.
CTGGTACCGAGGGAGGGACTTGAACCCACACGACCGTAATGGTCACTAGGTCCTGAACCTAGCGCGTCTACCAATTCCGCCACCTCGGCACCGCGGCGCCGGCGACCCCGGCGATGCCGCGCGATTCTAGCACCGGGCCTCGGGCGGGCCCGGACCCGGGTCAGAGCGTCTGGAGGTAGAGGCTGAGGACGGAGAACACGACCCACAGGCCGGCCAGGACAATGGTCAGGCGGAACAGGGTCCGCTCGATCCCGCGTCGGCTCCGGTACGCGGTGACCTCGCCGCCGAAGGCGCCACCCACGCCGGCGCCGCGCTGCTGGAGCAGGATGGCGACGGTGAGGGCCACGGCCAGGATGGATTGGACGAGGGCCAGAGCGGTCACGGGCCGCGAAGTATAGAGCAGCTCATCCGGCTCCAGCCTCGGCCAGCAGGC
Coding sequences within:
- the secG gene encoding preprotein translocase subunit SecG, whose amino-acid sequence is MTALALVQSILAVALTVAILLQQRGAGVGGAFGGEVTAYRSRRGIERTLFRLTIVLAGLWVVFSVLSLYLQTL